In Mus musculus strain 129S6/SvEvTac chromosome 17 genomic contig, GRCm38.p6 alternate locus group 129S6/SvEvTac 129S6/SVEVTAC_MMCHR17_CTG2, one genomic interval encodes:
- the Olfr118 gene encoding olfactory receptor 118 (The RefSeq protein has 2 substitutions compared to this genomic sequence) — MSVNCSLWQENKLSVKHFAFAKFSEVPEECFLLFTLILLMFLVSLTGNALITLAICTSPALHTPMYFFLANLSLLEIGYTCSVIPKMLQNLVSEIRGISREGCATQMFFFIFFGITECCLLAAMAFDRYMAICSPLHYSTRMSREVCAHLALVSWGMGCIVGLGQTNFIFSLNFCGPCEIDHFFCDLPPVLALACGDTSQNEAAIFVAVVLCISSPFLLIIYSYVRILVAVLVMPSPEGRHKALSTCSSHLLVVTLFFGSGSITYLRPKSSHLPGMDKLLALFYTAVTSMLNPIIYSLRNKEVKAALRKTLSLKTSRAINR; from the coding sequence ATGAGTGTCAACTGCTCTCTGTGGCAGGAGAACAAGTTGTCTGTCAAACACTTTGCATTTGCCAAGTTCTCTGAGGTTCCTGAAGAATGCTTCCTCCTGTTTACCCTCATTCTCCTCATGTTCTTAGTATCACTGACAGGCAATGCACTTATAACTCTTGCCATATGCACCAGTCCAGCCCTAcacacccccatgtacttctTTCTGGCCAACTTGTCTCTCCTGGAGATCGGCTACACTTGTTCTGTCATACCGAAGATGTTGCAGAACCTTGTAAGTGAGATCCGAGGTATCTCTCGGGAAGGGTGTGTCACacagatgtttttctttatattctttgGTATAACTGAGTGCTGTCTATTGGCAGCCATGGCCTTTGACTGCTACATGGCCATATGCTCCCCACTCCATTACTCAACCCGAATGAGTCGTGAGGTATGTGCCCATTTGGCATTAGTTTCATGGGGAATGGGATGTATAGTAGGGTTGGGACAaaccaattttattttctccttgaaCTTCTGTGGACCATGTGAGATAGACCACTTCTTCTGTGACCTTCCACCTGTCCTGGCACTTGCTTGTGGCGATACATCCCAAAATGAGGCTGCAATCTTTGTGGCCGTAGTTCTCTGCATATCTAGCCCATTTTTGTTGATCATTTATTCCTATGTCAGAATTCTGGTTGCAGTGCTGGTGATGCCTTCACCTGAGGGTCGCCATAAAGCTCTCTCCACCTGTTCCTCCCATCTACTTGTAGTCACACTGTTTTTTGGCTCAGGATCTATTACCTACTTGAGGCCCAAATCTAGTCACTTACCAGGAATGGACAAACTCTTGGCCCTTTTCTACACCGCGGTGACATCCATGCTGAACCCCATCATCTATAGCTTAAGGAACAAGGAAGTGAAGGCAGCACTGAGAAAAACTCTGAGTCTGAAGACATCTCGGGCAATAAATAGGTAA